The Helianthus annuus cultivar XRQ/B chromosome 16, HanXRQr2.0-SUNRISE, whole genome shotgun sequence genome includes a window with the following:
- the LOC110920091 gene encoding glutathione S-transferase T3-like, protein MQRNTFEQLQSQSQPPVQLDDDDEEVVPESPPQELTCKKNKGKGKKVEPETATKSRANGRPWTKVEEEALAMAFVKSSTCPIVGNNQTGSSFWKKTTDRFNTIMEHGPARDIESVSGKWRKMIKVVNAFNQIYNQIYLSPPSGSNDEDILNLAIAKWDSQNSTPFPHFRAWNVVRKEQKWKSVPNEVATAKRTKTSESGSYSAGGSTARCQIDINDNPEDDEDALPVHESERPTGRDKPKKEAAGKRKGAGSSGGGGSSGGGGEKASLKMDDLINESRTFKEFEAEKYTHKKTVSADYARAEDFRIMRLDLDSVPEDEREVYRRMKEEDY, encoded by the exons ATGCAACGCAACACGTTTGAACAACTCCAATCGCAATCGCAACCCCCGGTTCAacttgacgatgatgatgaagaagtcgtCCCCGAATCACCACCGCAAGAGCTCACGTGCAAAAAAAACAAGGGGAAGGGAAAGAAGGTTGAACCCGAAACCGCAACAAAATCGAGAGCAAATGGGAGACCTTGGACGAAAGTAGAAGAGGAGGCACTAGCAATGGCGTTTGTTAAGTCCTCTACTTGCCCGATAGTCG gaAACAACCAAACGGGTAGTAGTTTTTGGAAGAAGACAACGGATAGATTTAACACGATTATGGAGCATGGTCCGGCTCGTGACATCGAATCCGTCTCGGGCAAGTGGCGTAAAATGATCAAGGTCGTCAACGCCTTTAACCAGATTTATAACCAAATTTACCTTTCTCCTCCTAGCGGGAGTAACGACGAGGACATCCTTAACCTTGCTATCGCCAAGTGGGACTCTCAAAATTCAACGCCTTTCCCGCACTTCCGAGCATGGAACGTTGTAAGGAAAGAACAAAAATGGAAGTCGGTTCCAAATGAGGTTGCAACGGCCAAACGCACTAAAACTTCCGAGTCCGGAAGTTATAGTGCGGGAGGCTCCACCGCTCGTTGTCAAATCGACATAAACGACAACCCGGAAGATGACGAGGATGCGTTGCCCGTTCACGAGTCGGAACGTCCCACTGGGAGGGACAAACCAAAAAAAGAAGCGGCCGGAAAGCGAAAAGGGGCCGGCTCGAGTGGAGGTGGCGGCTCGAGTGGAGGTGGGGGCGAGAAGGCATCGTTAAAAATGGACGACTTGATAAACGAATCCCGTACGTTCAAAGAGTTCGAGGCAGAAAAATATACTCACAAGAAAACCGTGTCGGCCGACTATGCTCGAGCGGAAGATTTTAGGATTATGAGGTTGGATCTCGACTCGGTTCCGGAGGATGAACGCGAGGTTTATCGGAGGATGAAGGAAGAG GATTactaa
- the LOC110918208 gene encoding uncharacterized protein LOC110918208 — protein sequence MITTSSAITTAGRNRITTTFYHHGFTKPAAYFLIILLSYYLGYLSALSKNPSYNPHHHYTTTNITTDIDHYNFQTHCADPVPPELIRQTILNRIFNGSSPYQDFPQAHIKPLLRHKWIKGWGSTGLVFKNLINKVQPKTIIEIGTFLGASAIHMAELTHQLGLQTQILCIDDFRGWPGLPNRFQDIKMINGDTMLLYQFMQNVVSVNASESVVFLPFSTGWALEKLCEWGVFGDLIEIDAGHDFHSAWSDINRAYKLLRPGGILFGHDYFTVADNRGVRRAVNMFARVNGFRVKADGQHWVLNSI from the coding sequence ATGATCACCACCTCATCCGCCATCACCACCGCCGGTAGAAATAGAATCACTACCACTTTCTACCACCATGGTTTCACCAAACCGGCAGCTTACTTCCTCATCATCCTCTTATCATATTACCTCGGCTACTTATCAGCTCTCTCAAAGAACCCATCATATAACCCAcaccaccactacaccaccacAAACATAACCACTGATATCGACCACTACAACTTCCAAACTCACTGTGCTGACCCGGTTCCACCCGAACTCATTCGCCAAACAATCCTAAACCGAATCTTCAACGGGTCATCTCCTTATCAAGATTTCCCACAAGCCCACATCAAACCACTCTTGCGCCACAAATGGATCAAAGGTTGGGGCTCAACCGGGCTCGTGTTCAAGAACTTGATCAACAAAGTCCAACCCAAAACCATAATCGAAATCGGCACCTTCCTTGGTGCCTCGGCTATCCACATGGCCGAGTTGACTCACCAACTCGGCCTCCAGACTCAGATTCTTTGCATAGATGACTTTCGAGGCTGGCCGGGCTTACCAAACCGGTTTCAAGACATTAAAATGATAAATGGTGACACAATGTTGTTGTACCAGTTTATGCAAAATGTGGTTTCTGTGAATGCAAGTGAGAGTGTTGTATTTTTACCTTTTTCGACTGGGTGGGCTCTTGAGAAGTTGTGCGAGTGGGGCGTGTTTGGGGACTTGATTGAAATTGACGCAGGTCATGATTTTCATTCGGCTTGGTCGGATATCAATCGGGCTTATAAGTTACTGAGGCCAGGTGGGATTCTTTTCGGGCATGATTATTTTACTGTCGCGGATAATAGAGGTGTTAGAAGAGCGGTCAATATGTTTGCCCGGGTTAATGGGTTTCGGGTCAAGGCCGATGGCCAACATTGGGTACTTAACTCGATCTAA
- the LOC110918211 gene encoding notchless protein homolog: MEVEPGEASKELTNNVMCQLSDPEGTPLGASMYLPQSVGPKELQQMVNKLLNNEEKLPYAFYISDHELVLQLGEYLQKNKVSVEKVVTIVYQPQAVFRIRPVSRCSSTIAGHTEAVLSVAFSPDGQHLASGSGDTTVRLWDLNTQTPMFTCTGHKNWVLCIAWSPDGKHLVSGSKSGELQCWNPLTGKPSGNLLTGHKKWITGISWEPVHLSSPCRRFVTSSKDGDARIWDVTLRRSVICLSGHTLAVTCVKWGGDGFIYTGSQDCTIKVWETTQGKLIRELKGHGHWVNSLALSTEYVLRTGAFDHTRKQYSSPEEMKTAALERYNKMKGNAPERLVSGSDDFTMFLWEPSVSKHPKTRMTGHQQLVNHVYFSPDGQWIASASFDKSVKLWNGITGKFVAAFRGHVGPVYQICWSADSRLLLSGSKDSTLKVWDVRTQKLKQDLPGHEDEVFAVDWSPDGEKVASGGRDRVLKLWMG; encoded by the exons ATGGAGGTTGAACCAGGGGAAGCATCAAAGGAGCTAACTAACAACGTCATGTGTCAATTATCCGATCCTGAAGGAACCCCACTGGGTGCATCCATGTATCTTCCTCAAAGTGTTGGCCCTAAGGAGCTTCAACAGATGGTTAACAAGCTCCTCAATAAT GAGGAAAAGCTACCGTATGCGTTTTATATATCGGACCATGAGCTTGTTTTACAACTCGGAGAATATTTACAGAAGAATAAAG TTTCGGTGGAGAAGGTAGTTACAATAGTGTATCAGCCGCAGGCAGTGTTCCGGATCCGTCCTGTTAGTCGTTGTTCTTCTACAATTGCTG GTCACACAGAGGCTGTACTTTCGGTTGCTTTTAGTCCCGATGGACAACACTTGGCTAGTGGTTCAGGTGACACAACTGTCCGGCTATGGGACTTGAATACCCAAACACCCATGTTCACTTGTACAG GGCACAAGAATTGGGTTCTTTGTATCGCATGGTCACCGGACGGTAAGCATCTTGTTAGTGGAAGCAAGTCTGGAGAACTTCAATGCTGGAACCCATTGACCGGGAAACCGTCTGGCAATCTGCTCACT gGTCACAAAAAATGGATAACCGGTATATCATGGGAACCGGTACACCTCAGCTCGCCTTGTCGTCGCTTTGTCACCTCTAGCAAAGACGGCGATGCACGGATATGGGATGTTACATTAAGGAGAAGTGTTATATGTCTTAGTGGTCACACTCTTGCAGTAACTTGCGTAAAATGGGGTGGAGATGGATTCATATATACAGG ATCTCAAGACTGTACGATTAAAGTATGGGAGACTACTCAAGGAAAGTTGATTCGTGAATTAAAG GGTCATGGGCATTGGGTGAATTCTCTAGCATTAAGCACGGAGTACGTTCTTCGGACCGGTGCTTTTGATCACACACGTAAACAGTATTCATCTCCAGAAGAAATGAAGACG GCGGCTTTAGAAAGATACAACAAAATGAAGGGTAATGCTCCCGAAAGGTTAGTTTCCGGTAGTGATGATTTCACCATGTTTCTGTGGGAACCGTCTGTCAGCAAGCACCCAAAAACCCGAATGACAGGTCATCAACAG CTTGTAAATCATGTTTACTTTTCGCCTGATGGGCAATGGATTGCAAGTGCTTCGTTTGACAAATCTGTCAAGTTATGGAATGGAATTACCGGGAAGTTTGTTGCTGCCTTTCGTGGTCACGTGGGGCCTGTTTATCAGATATG TTGGTCTGCTGACAGCAGGCTTCTCTTGAGTGGTAGCAAGGACTCTACCTTGAAG GTTTGGGATGTGAGGACACAGAAATTGAAGCAAGACCTTCCTGGTCATGAAGATGAg GTTTTTGCTGTGGATTGGAGTCCAGATGGTGAGAAAGTAGCATCGGGTGGTCGGGATAGAGTTCTGAAGCTATGGATgggttaa
- the LOC118487984 gene encoding tetraketide alpha-pyrone reductase 1-like: MDGEGKVVCVTGASGYIASWLVKLLLDRGYTVHATVRSLDDPKKTQHLLALDGAKERLSLFEANLTAEGSFDSAVDGCVCVFHTASPVLLSVDDPQAQLIDPAVKGTLNVLKSAAKVPSLKRVVLTSSMAAVMVRSGHPEHGFVMDETWFSDPSLCEQKELWYHLSKTLAEDAAVKFAKDNGFDLVAINPGFVIGPILQPTLNLTSEGIMELIKSRKEVFSDGIYRLVDVRDVATAHILAFENPEANGRYCMVGKVVRSLEIMKIVDKLYPGLVHSERYKDGECVEPVPYTVSRAKAETLGVKFTPEEVSIKDTVESLKEKNLLSF, translated from the exons ATGGATGGAGAAGGGAAGGTGGTTTGTGTTACAGGGGCATCTGGCTACATCGCTTCGTGGCTCGTTAAGCTCTTGCTTGATCGTGGCTACACCGTTCATGCTACTGTCCGATCTCTCG ATGATCCGAAAAAGACACAACATCTGCTTGCTCTTGATGGAGCTAAAGAAAGACTATCTTTGTTTGAAGCTAACTTGACTGCAGAAGGATCTTTTGACTCTGCAGTTGATGGCTGTGTTTGTGTCTTTCACACAGCATCTCCGGTTCTACTTTCAGTTGACGACCCACAG GCACAACTTATAGATCCTGCAGTTAAGGGGACACTTAATGTTCTTAAATCAGCTGCAAAGGTTCCATCTCTCAAGAGAGTGGTGTTGACTTCTTCAATGGCTGCGGTAATGGTTCGCTCCGGACATCCGGAGCATGGTTTTGTGATGGATGAAACCTGGTTTTCAGATCCATCACTTTGTGAGCAAAAAGAG TTGTGGTATCATCTTTCGAAGACCCTGGCTGAGGATGCTGCGGTTAAGTTTGCAAAAGATAATGGTTTTGATTTGGTGGCTATTAATCCTGGATTTGTGATCGGTCCCATCTTACAGCCAACTCTCAACCTTACCTCTGAGGGCATTATGGAGTTGATAAAGAGCA GAAAAGAAGTGTTTTCAGACGGAATTTATAGACTTGTTGATGTGAGAGATGTTGCGACGGCACATATTTTAGCTTTTGAGAACCCGGAAGCTAATGGTAGATACTGCATGGTTGGTAAAGTGGTCCGATCTTTAGAGATCATGAAGATTGTAGATAAACTATACCCGGGCCTTGTCCATTCTGAAAG GTATAAAGATGGCGAGTGTGTGGAACCCGTACCTTACACTGTATCAAGGGCAAAGGCGGAAACTCTAGGCGTTAAATTTACTCCAGAGGAGGTAAGCATAAAGGATACTGTCGAAAGCCTCAAGGAGAAGAACTTACTAAGCTTCTAG